From the genome of Clarias gariepinus isolate MV-2021 ecotype Netherlands chromosome 28, CGAR_prim_01v2, whole genome shotgun sequence, one region includes:
- the bloc1s4 gene encoding biogenesis of lysosome-related organelles complex 1 subunit 4 produces the protein MEHRLPRAPVLSPLEESSEEVSRDSGIVSQSASTVSMLSEGLSNGNVSQSPSFGLNVSQSPSFAGNVSDSPGFGGNETRSPSVDGAAAQSPVRDEQEDEILRQTALSYSSYIRADAGEEILSLEKSLEEMLTRVDEFVGMLDMIRNDTSQIVNISLPQIYKKSEDMRQIYRKIDKLEAFVKMVATNVSVMEDRVIEAEGEARTLPGAFKKIFRTMNVSGLLNKPSSPKRAPQQQQHQEIPSVFRTDDFFPTQPEP, from the exons ATGGAGCATCGGTTACCCCGGGCTCCGGTGCTGTCCCCGCTGGAGGAGTCGAGTGAGGAGGTGAGCCGAGACAGCGGGATCGTGTCCCAGAGCGCCAGCACCGTGTCCATGCTGAGCGAAGGCCTGAGCAACGGAAACGTCTCCCAGAGCCCCAGCTTCGGGCTCAACGTCTCGCAGAGCCCCAGCTTCGCCGGGAATGTGTCCGACAGTCCCGGGTTCGGCGGCAACGAGACTCGGAGCCCCAGTGTGGACGGTGCCGCTGCACAGAGTCCCGTCCGTGATGAGCAGGAGGACGAGATCCTGAGACAGACCGCGCTCAGCTACTCCTCTTACATCCGAGCAGACGCGGGAGAGGAG ATCTTAAGTCTGGAGAAGAGTCTGGAAGAAATGCTAACCCGAGTGGATGAGTTTGTGGGGATGTTGGATATG attCGGAATGACACCTCTCAGATCGTGAACATTAGCCTGCCtcaaatttacaaaaaatcCGAGGACATGAGACAGATCTACAGAAAAATCGATAAGCTGGAG gcTTTTGTGAAGATGGTCGCGACCAACGTGAGTGTCATGGAGGATCGAGTAATCGAGGCTGAAGGCGAAGCCCGGACTCTACCCGGTGCTTTCAAAAAGATTTTCCGGACAATGAACGTCTCGGGATTATTAAAC AAACCATCCAGCCCCAAACGAGCACCgcaacagcagcagcaccaGGAGATTCCCTCTGTGTTCAGGACTGACGATTTCTTCCCCACTCAGCCAGAACCGTGA